The proteins below are encoded in one region of Anoplopoma fimbria isolate UVic2021 breed Golden Eagle Sablefish chromosome 19, Afim_UVic_2022, whole genome shotgun sequence:
- the mfge8b gene encoding milk fat globule EGF and factor V/VIII domain containing b isoform X4: protein MREQTRFVLWLQLFTACMVFGVKGDYCKVNVCINGGTCVTGAGAPVICICPDGFTGETCNETETGPCNPNPCKNDGICELTGQSRRGDVFSEYVCKCQPGFDGVHCQNNVNDCASQPCENGGFCRDLEGDFKCHCPSPYVGKRCQLRCISLLGMEGGGIAESQISASSVRYSMLGLQRWGPELARLHNKGLVNAWSAAAHDKNPWIEINMQRKMRFTGIVMQGASRIGSAEFIKVFKVASSLDGKTFNIYRTDGQRTDNAFVGNVDNDGTKTNLFDPPIIAQYIRIIPVVCRKACTMRMELVGCELNGCSEPMGMKSRLVSDRQITSSSTFRTWGIESFTWHPHYARLDKQGKTNAWTAATNSQSEWLQVDLGSPKKVTGVITQGAKDFGNIQFVTAFKVAHSDDGQSWTIVKDKTTGTDKIFPGNSDNNVHKKNIFDPSFYSRYVRILPWEWHERITLRMELLGCDE from the exons GCGACTACTGCAAGGTGAATGTGTGCATTAATGGTGGAACCTGTGTGACCGGGGCAGGAGCTCCGGTCATCTGTATCTGCCCCGATGGCTTCACTGGAGAAACCTGCAACGAGACTGAGACCG GGCCGTGTAACCCCAACCCGTGCAAGAACGACGGCATCTGCGAGTTGACGGGCCAGTCCCGCCGAGGCGACGTCTTCAGCGAGTACGTCTGCAAGTGCCAGCCGGGCTTCGACGGAGTCCACTGCCAGAACA ATGTGAACGACTGCGCCAGCCAGCCGTGTGAGAATGGTGGATTCTGCAGAGACCTGGAAGGAGATTTCAAATGCCACTGCCCGTCTCCTTATGTGGGCAAACGATGCCAACTGC GCTGTATTTCTCTGCTCGGCATGGAGGGAGGGGGCATCGCTGAGTCCCAGATCTCGGCCTCATCAGTCCGTTACAGCATGCTGGGCCTGCAGCGCTGGGGACCTGAGCTGGCCCGCCTTCACAACAAGGGGCTGGTTAACGCCTGGAGCGCCGCTGCACACGACAAGAACCCGTGGATAGAG ATCAACATGCAAAGAAAGATGCGCTTTACAGGTATCGTGATGCAGGGCGCCAGTCGCATTGGATCAGCCGAGTTCATTAAGGTCTTCAAGGTGGCCTCCAGCCTGGACGGCAAGACGTTCAACATTTacaggacagacggacagaggaCTGACAAT GCGTTTGTCGGAAACGTGGACAACGACGGCACCAAGACCAACCTGTTTGACCCTCCAATCATTGCCCAGTACATCCGCATCATCCCGGTGGTTTGTCGCAAGGCCTGCACCATGCGCATGGAGCTGGTGGGCTGTGAACTCAACG GTTGTTCAGAGCCGATGGGCATGAAGTCCCGGCTGGTGTCCGACCGCCAGATCACGTCCTCCAGCACCTTCCGCACCTGGGGCATCGAGTCCTTCACCTGGCACCCTCACTACGCCCGGCTGGACAAACAGGGCAAGACCAACGCCTGGACCGCCGCCACCAACAGCCAGTCGGAGTGGCTGCAG GTGGACCTGGGGTCTCCCAAGAAGGTCACAGGAGTCATCACCCAGGGGGCCAAAGACTTTGGCAACATCCAGTTTGTCACAGCCTTCAAAGTGGCTCACAGTGATGATGGACAGTCCTGGACCATCGTGAAGGACAAGACCACAGGGACAGACAAG ATCTTCCCGGGCAACAGCGACAACAACGTTCACAAGAAGAACATCTTCGATCCCTCGTTCTACAGCCGGTACGTCCGCATCCTGCCGTGGGAGTGGCACGAGCGCATCACCCTGAGAATGGAGCTTCTGGGCTGCGACGAGTAG
- the mfge8b gene encoding milk fat globule EGF and factor V/VIII domain containing b isoform X3, which yields MREQTRFVLWLQLFTACMVFGVKGDYCKVNVCINGGTCVTGAGAPVICICPDGFTGETCNETETGPCNPNPCKNDGICELTGQSRRGDVFSEYVCKCQPGFDGVHCQNNVNDCASQPCENGGFCRDLEGDFKCHCPSPYVGKRCQLRCISLLGMEGGGIAESQISASSVRYSMLGLQRWGPELARLHNKGLVNAWSAAAHDKNPWIEINMQRKMRFTGIVMQGASRIGSAEFIKVFKVASSLDGKTFNIYRTDGQRTDNAFVGNVDNDGTKTNLFDPPIIAQYIRIIPVVCRKACTMRMELVGCELNVYSNTSGCSEPMGMKSRLVSDRQITSSSTFRTWGIESFTWHPHYARLDKQGKTNAWTAATNSQSEWLQVDLGSPKKVTGVITQGAKDFGNIQFVTAFKVAHSDDGQSWTIVKDKTTGTDKIFPGNSDNNVHKKNIFDPSFYSRYVRILPWEWHERITLRMELLGCDE from the exons GCGACTACTGCAAGGTGAATGTGTGCATTAATGGTGGAACCTGTGTGACCGGGGCAGGAGCTCCGGTCATCTGTATCTGCCCCGATGGCTTCACTGGAGAAACCTGCAACGAGACTGAGACCG GGCCGTGTAACCCCAACCCGTGCAAGAACGACGGCATCTGCGAGTTGACGGGCCAGTCCCGCCGAGGCGACGTCTTCAGCGAGTACGTCTGCAAGTGCCAGCCGGGCTTCGACGGAGTCCACTGCCAGAACA ATGTGAACGACTGCGCCAGCCAGCCGTGTGAGAATGGTGGATTCTGCAGAGACCTGGAAGGAGATTTCAAATGCCACTGCCCGTCTCCTTATGTGGGCAAACGATGCCAACTGC GCTGTATTTCTCTGCTCGGCATGGAGGGAGGGGGCATCGCTGAGTCCCAGATCTCGGCCTCATCAGTCCGTTACAGCATGCTGGGCCTGCAGCGCTGGGGACCTGAGCTGGCCCGCCTTCACAACAAGGGGCTGGTTAACGCCTGGAGCGCCGCTGCACACGACAAGAACCCGTGGATAGAG ATCAACATGCAAAGAAAGATGCGCTTTACAGGTATCGTGATGCAGGGCGCCAGTCGCATTGGATCAGCCGAGTTCATTAAGGTCTTCAAGGTGGCCTCCAGCCTGGACGGCAAGACGTTCAACATTTacaggacagacggacagaggaCTGACAAT GCGTTTGTCGGAAACGTGGACAACGACGGCACCAAGACCAACCTGTTTGACCCTCCAATCATTGCCCAGTACATCCGCATCATCCCGGTGGTTTGTCGCAAGGCCTGCACCATGCGCATGGAGCTGGTGGGCTGTGAACTCAACG TGTATTCAAACACTTCAGGTTGTTCAGAGCCGATGGGCATGAAGTCCCGGCTGGTGTCCGACCGCCAGATCACGTCCTCCAGCACCTTCCGCACCTGGGGCATCGAGTCCTTCACCTGGCACCCTCACTACGCCCGGCTGGACAAACAGGGCAAGACCAACGCCTGGACCGCCGCCACCAACAGCCAGTCGGAGTGGCTGCAG GTGGACCTGGGGTCTCCCAAGAAGGTCACAGGAGTCATCACCCAGGGGGCCAAAGACTTTGGCAACATCCAGTTTGTCACAGCCTTCAAAGTGGCTCACAGTGATGATGGACAGTCCTGGACCATCGTGAAGGACAAGACCACAGGGACAGACAAG ATCTTCCCGGGCAACAGCGACAACAACGTTCACAAGAAGAACATCTTCGATCCCTCGTTCTACAGCCGGTACGTCCGCATCCTGCCGTGGGAGTGGCACGAGCGCATCACCCTGAGAATGGAGCTTCTGGGCTGCGACGAGTAG
- the mfge8b gene encoding milk fat globule EGF and factor V/VIII domain containing b isoform X2, with amino-acid sequence MREQTRFVLWLQLFTACMVFGVKGDYCKVNVCINGGTCVTGAGAPVICICPDGFTGETCNETETGPCNPNPCKNDGICELTGQSRRGDVFSEYVCKCQPGFDGVHCQNSVQGADLSSRTDVNDCASQPCENGGFCRDLEGDFKCHCPSPYVGKRCQLRCISLLGMEGGGIAESQISASSVRYSMLGLQRWGPELARLHNKGLVNAWSAAAHDKNPWIEINMQRKMRFTGIVMQGASRIGSAEFIKVFKVASSLDGKTFNIYRTDGQRTDNAFVGNVDNDGTKTNLFDPPIIAQYIRIIPVVCRKACTMRMELVGCELNGCSEPMGMKSRLVSDRQITSSSTFRTWGIESFTWHPHYARLDKQGKTNAWTAATNSQSEWLQVDLGSPKKVTGVITQGAKDFGNIQFVTAFKVAHSDDGQSWTIVKDKTTGTDKIFPGNSDNNVHKKNIFDPSFYSRYVRILPWEWHERITLRMELLGCDE; translated from the exons GCGACTACTGCAAGGTGAATGTGTGCATTAATGGTGGAACCTGTGTGACCGGGGCAGGAGCTCCGGTCATCTGTATCTGCCCCGATGGCTTCACTGGAGAAACCTGCAACGAGACTGAGACCG GGCCGTGTAACCCCAACCCGTGCAAGAACGACGGCATCTGCGAGTTGACGGGCCAGTCCCGCCGAGGCGACGTCTTCAGCGAGTACGTCTGCAAGTGCCAGCCGGGCTTCGACGGAGTCCACTGCCAGAACA GTGTCCAAGGGGCAGATTTAAGTTCAAGAACAG ATGTGAACGACTGCGCCAGCCAGCCGTGTGAGAATGGTGGATTCTGCAGAGACCTGGAAGGAGATTTCAAATGCCACTGCCCGTCTCCTTATGTGGGCAAACGATGCCAACTGC GCTGTATTTCTCTGCTCGGCATGGAGGGAGGGGGCATCGCTGAGTCCCAGATCTCGGCCTCATCAGTCCGTTACAGCATGCTGGGCCTGCAGCGCTGGGGACCTGAGCTGGCCCGCCTTCACAACAAGGGGCTGGTTAACGCCTGGAGCGCCGCTGCACACGACAAGAACCCGTGGATAGAG ATCAACATGCAAAGAAAGATGCGCTTTACAGGTATCGTGATGCAGGGCGCCAGTCGCATTGGATCAGCCGAGTTCATTAAGGTCTTCAAGGTGGCCTCCAGCCTGGACGGCAAGACGTTCAACATTTacaggacagacggacagaggaCTGACAAT GCGTTTGTCGGAAACGTGGACAACGACGGCACCAAGACCAACCTGTTTGACCCTCCAATCATTGCCCAGTACATCCGCATCATCCCGGTGGTTTGTCGCAAGGCCTGCACCATGCGCATGGAGCTGGTGGGCTGTGAACTCAACG GTTGTTCAGAGCCGATGGGCATGAAGTCCCGGCTGGTGTCCGACCGCCAGATCACGTCCTCCAGCACCTTCCGCACCTGGGGCATCGAGTCCTTCACCTGGCACCCTCACTACGCCCGGCTGGACAAACAGGGCAAGACCAACGCCTGGACCGCCGCCACCAACAGCCAGTCGGAGTGGCTGCAG GTGGACCTGGGGTCTCCCAAGAAGGTCACAGGAGTCATCACCCAGGGGGCCAAAGACTTTGGCAACATCCAGTTTGTCACAGCCTTCAAAGTGGCTCACAGTGATGATGGACAGTCCTGGACCATCGTGAAGGACAAGACCACAGGGACAGACAAG ATCTTCCCGGGCAACAGCGACAACAACGTTCACAAGAAGAACATCTTCGATCCCTCGTTCTACAGCCGGTACGTCCGCATCCTGCCGTGGGAGTGGCACGAGCGCATCACCCTGAGAATGGAGCTTCTGGGCTGCGACGAGTAG
- the mfge8b gene encoding milk fat globule EGF and factor V/VIII domain containing b isoform X1, whose amino-acid sequence MREQTRFVLWLQLFTACMVFGVKGDYCKVNVCINGGTCVTGAGAPVICICPDGFTGETCNETETGPCNPNPCKNDGICELTGQSRRGDVFSEYVCKCQPGFDGVHCQNSVQGADLSSRTDVNDCASQPCENGGFCRDLEGDFKCHCPSPYVGKRCQLRCISLLGMEGGGIAESQISASSVRYSMLGLQRWGPELARLHNKGLVNAWSAAAHDKNPWIEINMQRKMRFTGIVMQGASRIGSAEFIKVFKVASSLDGKTFNIYRTDGQRTDNAFVGNVDNDGTKTNLFDPPIIAQYIRIIPVVCRKACTMRMELVGCELNVYSNTSGCSEPMGMKSRLVSDRQITSSSTFRTWGIESFTWHPHYARLDKQGKTNAWTAATNSQSEWLQVDLGSPKKVTGVITQGAKDFGNIQFVTAFKVAHSDDGQSWTIVKDKTTGTDKIFPGNSDNNVHKKNIFDPSFYSRYVRILPWEWHERITLRMELLGCDE is encoded by the exons GCGACTACTGCAAGGTGAATGTGTGCATTAATGGTGGAACCTGTGTGACCGGGGCAGGAGCTCCGGTCATCTGTATCTGCCCCGATGGCTTCACTGGAGAAACCTGCAACGAGACTGAGACCG GGCCGTGTAACCCCAACCCGTGCAAGAACGACGGCATCTGCGAGTTGACGGGCCAGTCCCGCCGAGGCGACGTCTTCAGCGAGTACGTCTGCAAGTGCCAGCCGGGCTTCGACGGAGTCCACTGCCAGAACA GTGTCCAAGGGGCAGATTTAAGTTCAAGAACAG ATGTGAACGACTGCGCCAGCCAGCCGTGTGAGAATGGTGGATTCTGCAGAGACCTGGAAGGAGATTTCAAATGCCACTGCCCGTCTCCTTATGTGGGCAAACGATGCCAACTGC GCTGTATTTCTCTGCTCGGCATGGAGGGAGGGGGCATCGCTGAGTCCCAGATCTCGGCCTCATCAGTCCGTTACAGCATGCTGGGCCTGCAGCGCTGGGGACCTGAGCTGGCCCGCCTTCACAACAAGGGGCTGGTTAACGCCTGGAGCGCCGCTGCACACGACAAGAACCCGTGGATAGAG ATCAACATGCAAAGAAAGATGCGCTTTACAGGTATCGTGATGCAGGGCGCCAGTCGCATTGGATCAGCCGAGTTCATTAAGGTCTTCAAGGTGGCCTCCAGCCTGGACGGCAAGACGTTCAACATTTacaggacagacggacagaggaCTGACAAT GCGTTTGTCGGAAACGTGGACAACGACGGCACCAAGACCAACCTGTTTGACCCTCCAATCATTGCCCAGTACATCCGCATCATCCCGGTGGTTTGTCGCAAGGCCTGCACCATGCGCATGGAGCTGGTGGGCTGTGAACTCAACG TGTATTCAAACACTTCAGGTTGTTCAGAGCCGATGGGCATGAAGTCCCGGCTGGTGTCCGACCGCCAGATCACGTCCTCCAGCACCTTCCGCACCTGGGGCATCGAGTCCTTCACCTGGCACCCTCACTACGCCCGGCTGGACAAACAGGGCAAGACCAACGCCTGGACCGCCGCCACCAACAGCCAGTCGGAGTGGCTGCAG GTGGACCTGGGGTCTCCCAAGAAGGTCACAGGAGTCATCACCCAGGGGGCCAAAGACTTTGGCAACATCCAGTTTGTCACAGCCTTCAAAGTGGCTCACAGTGATGATGGACAGTCCTGGACCATCGTGAAGGACAAGACCACAGGGACAGACAAG ATCTTCCCGGGCAACAGCGACAACAACGTTCACAAGAAGAACATCTTCGATCCCTCGTTCTACAGCCGGTACGTCCGCATCCTGCCGTGGGAGTGGCACGAGCGCATCACCCTGAGAATGGAGCTTCTGGGCTGCGACGAGTAG